Sequence from the Sphingobium indicum B90A genome:
TACCGCCGCCCGCGCCCCATGGTGATCCCGATCTCCTCCCCCTTTTCGCTGAGGGCGAGCTTCACGATCTTCACCTCGACATGGCTGACCTTGTCGTCCTGGAGGAAGATCGTCTCGACGATATGGTCGGCCACCGCCTCGATCAGGGTGAAATGCTGTCCTTCGGGCAAGGCCGTGGTCGCCGCATGCTTGAGGTCCATGTAATTTTTGGACCGGGACAGCGGCGTGTCGGGATCGTAATGATCCGCGACCTTCAACCGCGCCCTGATCGATATGCGCAGCGGTTGCGGCAGGTGCGTCTCCTCCGAATAGATGCCGGTCAGGACATCCACGTCCAGATTGTTCACCTCCAACGTCAGGAAATCGTCAAATCCGCTGTTCATAGCTCGCCACGTTCGGCCGGTCCCTGCTGCGGGAGTGGGCCAGTTTTAGACTTTTATTTTGCGAGCCACGCGCTAAAGCCCGCCGCTCTCGGCGCGTCCATGCGCCATTGAGGACGGATCGGCAAGACGTGTCTGTGATAGTGCCCCTCAACATGATGTCGCGGGACGCGATAGAGCGGTTGCTCGACGCCGCCTTCGGCGCTGACCGGCACGGCCGCACAGCCTATCTGATTCGCGACGGCATGCCGTGGCTTCCCGAACTCTCCTTCGGGATAGAGGATGAGAAGGGCAGGCTGATCGGTTCGCTGCAAAGCTGGCCCGTCGCCCTCGCCGATGGAAACGGCGGCCAGACGCCGCTGATCATGGTCGGTCCCGTCGCCGTCGACCCCGCCGT
This genomic interval carries:
- a CDS encoding dihydroneopterin aldolase: MNSGFDDFLTLEVNNLDVDVLTGIYSEETHLPQPLRISIRARLKVADHYDPDTPLSRSKNYMDLKHAATTALPEGQHFTLIEAVADHIVETIFLQDDKVSHVEVKIVKLALSEKGEEIGITMGRGRR